In one Streptomyces sp. NBC_00597 genomic region, the following are encoded:
- the atpE gene encoding ATP synthase F0 subunit C codes for MSQILAAAEGVTGSLSSVGYGLAAIGPGVGVGIIFGNGTQALARQPEAAGLIRANQILGFAFCEALALIGLVMPFVY; via the coding sequence ATGTCCCAGATCCTCGCTGCCGCCGAAGGCGTCACCGGTTCCCTCAGCTCCGTTGGTTACGGTCTCGCGGCCATCGGCCCGGGTGTCGGCGTCGGCATCATCTTCGGTAACGGCACGCAGGCTCTCGCCCGTCAGCCCGAGGCTGCCGGTCTGATCCGCGCCAACCAGATCCTCGGCTTCGCCTTCTGTGAGGCGCTCGCCCTCATCGGTCTGGTCATGCCGTTCGTCTACTAA
- a CDS encoding F0F1 ATP synthase subunit B, translated as MNLLVLAAETENPLFPPIPELVIGLIAFVIVFGFLAKKLLPNINKVLDERREQIEGGIEKAEAAQTEAQSVLEQYKAQLAEARHEAARLRQEALEQGTALKEELRAEGQRQREEIIAAGHAQIEADRKAASQALRQDVGKLATDLAGKLVGESLEDAARQSRTIDRFLSELEEKAEAAR; from the coding sequence GTGAACCTCCTGGTTCTCGCGGCTGAGACGGAAAACCCGCTCTTCCCGCCGATCCCCGAGCTCGTCATCGGTCTGATCGCCTTCGTCATCGTCTTCGGTTTCCTCGCGAAGAAGCTCCTCCCGAACATCAACAAGGTTCTGGACGAGCGCCGCGAGCAGATCGAGGGCGGTATCGAGAAGGCTGAGGCCGCTCAGACCGAGGCCCAGAGCGTGCTGGAGCAGTACAAGGCCCAGCTCGCCGAAGCCCGGCACGAGGCCGCGCGCCTGCGCCAGGAAGCGCTGGAGCAGGGCACTGCGCTCAAGGAAGAACTGCGCGCAGAGGGCCAGCGGCAGCGTGAGGAGATCATCGCTGCCGGCCACGCCCAGATCGAGGCCGACCGCAAGGCCGCCTCTCAGGCGCTGCGCCAGGACGTCGGCAAGCTCGCCACCGACCTGGCCGGCAAGCTCGTCGGGGAGTCCCTTGAGGACGCCGCCCGGCAGAGCCGCACGATCGACCGCTTCCTCAGCGAGCTTGAGGAGAAGGCCGAGGCGGCCCGATGA
- a CDS encoding F0F1 ATP synthase subunit delta: MNGASREALASARERLDALTDNTSVDVAKLAGELAAVTALLDREVSLRRVITDPAQSGEAKAELVRRLLGAQVGGETLDLVSGMARSRWSQSRDLVDSLEELAATADLTAAQQAGGLDEVEDELFRFGRIVASNTELRAALTDRAATASAKSALLSSLLGGKANAVTERLVTRLVTHPRGRSLEAGLESLSKLAAERRDRMVATVTTAVPLSDVQRQRLGAVLAKLYGRQMHLNLDVDPAVLGGISVRVGDEVIDGTIADRLAEASRRMAG, encoded by the coding sequence ATGAACGGAGCGAGCCGCGAGGCGCTGGCCTCCGCGCGCGAGCGTCTCGACGCGCTGACGGACAACACGTCCGTCGACGTGGCGAAGCTCGCCGGCGAGCTGGCAGCCGTCACCGCGCTGCTCGACCGTGAGGTCTCGCTGCGTCGGGTCATCACGGACCCGGCGCAGTCCGGCGAGGCCAAGGCCGAGCTGGTACGCCGGCTGCTGGGCGCCCAGGTCGGCGGGGAGACCCTCGACCTGGTGTCGGGCATGGCCCGGTCCCGCTGGTCGCAGTCCCGCGACCTGGTGGACTCGCTTGAGGAGCTGGCGGCCACCGCCGACCTCACGGCGGCCCAGCAGGCCGGTGGACTGGACGAGGTCGAGGACGAGCTGTTCCGCTTCGGCCGGATCGTCGCCTCGAACACCGAGCTGCGCGCCGCGCTGACCGACCGGGCGGCCACCGCCTCCGCGAAGAGCGCGCTGCTGAGCAGCCTGCTCGGCGGCAAGGCGAACGCCGTCACCGAGCGTCTGGTCACGCGTCTCGTCACGCACCCGCGTGGACGTAGCCTGGAAGCGGGACTGGAGTCCCTCTCCAAGCTCGCCGCCGAGCGCCGTGACCGCATGGTCGCCACCGTGACCACCGCGGTTCCGCTCAGCGACGTGCAGAGGCAGCGTCTCGGCGCGGTGCTGGCCAAGCTGTACGGCCGCCAGATGCACCTGAACCTCGACGTGGACCCCGCGGTCCTCGGCGGGATCTCGGTGCGGGTCGGCGACGAGGTCATCGACGGCACCATCGCGGACCGCCTCGCCGAGGCGTCCCGCCGCATGGCCGGCTGA
- the atpA gene encoding F0F1 ATP synthase subunit alpha, producing the protein MAELTIRPEEIRDALENFVQSYQPDAASREEVGTVSVAGDGIAKVEGLPSAMANELLKFEDGTLGLALNLEEREIGAIVLGEFSGIEEGQPVQRTGEVLSVGVGEGYLGRVVDPLGNPIDGLGEIATEGRRALELQAPGVMVRKSVHEPMQTGYKAVDAMVPIGRGQRQLIIGDRQTGKTALAVDTIINQRDNWRSGDVNKQVRCIYVAIGQKGSTIASVRGALEEAGALEYTTIVAAPASDPAGFKYLAPYTGSAIGQHWMYAGKHVLIIFDDLSKQADAYRAVSLLLRRPPGREAYPGDVFYLHSRLLERCAKLSDEMGAGSMTGLPIVETKANDVSAFIPTNVISITDGQCFLESDLFNAGQRPALNVGISVSRVGGSAQHKAMKQVSGRLRVDLAQYRELEAFAAFGSDLDAASKNSLERGKRMVELLKQGQYQPMPVEEQVVSVWAGTTGKMDDVPVADIRRFESELLEHLRRERKDLLTSIAEGGKMSDDTLTSIADAIAAFKQQFETSDGKLLGEDAPAVNVSK; encoded by the coding sequence ATGGCGGAGCTCACGATCCGGCCGGAGGAGATCCGGGACGCACTGGAGAACTTTGTCCAGTCGTACCAGCCGGACGCGGCCTCGCGCGAGGAGGTCGGAACGGTCAGCGTTGCCGGCGACGGCATCGCGAAGGTGGAGGGCCTGCCCTCCGCCATGGCGAACGAGCTGCTGAAGTTCGAGGACGGCACCCTCGGTCTCGCCCTCAACCTTGAGGAGCGCGAGATCGGTGCGATCGTCCTCGGCGAGTTCAGCGGTATCGAGGAGGGCCAGCCGGTGCAGCGCACCGGTGAGGTTCTCTCCGTAGGTGTCGGCGAGGGCTACCTCGGCCGTGTTGTCGACCCGCTCGGCAACCCGATCGACGGCCTCGGCGAGATCGCGACCGAAGGCCGTCGCGCCCTCGAACTGCAGGCCCCGGGCGTCATGGTCCGTAAGTCGGTGCACGAGCCCATGCAGACCGGCTACAAGGCCGTCGACGCGATGGTGCCGATCGGCCGTGGCCAGCGTCAGCTGATCATTGGTGACCGTCAGACCGGCAAGACCGCTCTGGCCGTCGACACGATCATCAACCAGCGCGACAACTGGCGCTCGGGCGACGTGAACAAGCAGGTCCGCTGCATCTACGTCGCCATCGGCCAGAAGGGCTCGACCATCGCGTCCGTTCGCGGCGCCCTGGAAGAGGCCGGCGCGCTGGAGTACACGACGATCGTCGCCGCCCCGGCGTCCGACCCGGCCGGCTTCAAGTACCTGGCGCCGTACACCGGCTCCGCCATCGGCCAGCACTGGATGTACGCCGGCAAGCACGTCCTGATCATCTTCGACGACCTGTCGAAGCAGGCCGACGCCTACCGCGCCGTGTCGCTGCTGCTGCGCCGCCCGCCGGGCCGTGAGGCCTACCCGGGTGACGTCTTCTACTTGCACTCGCGTCTGCTGGAGCGCTGCGCCAAGCTCTCCGACGAGATGGGTGCCGGTTCGATGACCGGTCTGCCGATCGTCGAGACCAAGGCGAACGACGTGTCGGCGTTCATCCCGACCAACGTCATCTCCATCACCGACGGCCAGTGCTTCCTGGAGTCCGACCTGTTCAACGCGGGCCAGCGCCCGGCGCTGAACGTCGGTATCTCGGTCTCCCGCGTCGGTGGTTCCGCGCAGCACAAGGCCATGAAGCAGGTTTCCGGCCGTCTCCGCGTGGACCTCGCCCAGTACCGTGAGCTGGAGGCGTTCGCCGCCTTCGGTTCCGACCTGGACGCCGCGTCGAAGAACTCGCTGGAGCGCGGCAAGCGCATGGTCGAGCTGCTGAAGCAGGGCCAGTACCAGCCGATGCCCGTCGAGGAGCAGGTCGTCTCCGTCTGGGCCGGCACCACCGGCAAGATGGACGACGTTCCGGTGGCCGACATCCGTCGCTTCGAGTCGGAGCTTCTGGAGCACCTGCGCCGCGAGCGCAAGGACCTCCTGACCTCCATCGCCGAGGGCGGCAAGATGTCGGACGACACGCTGACCTCGATCGCTGACGCCATCGCTGCCTTCAAGCAGCAGTTCGAGACCTCGGACGGCAAGCTCCTGGGCGAGGACGCGCCGGCCGTCAACGTCTCCAAGTGA
- a CDS encoding F0F1 ATP synthase subunit gamma, whose translation MGAQLRVYKRRIRAVTATKKITKAMEMIAASRIVKAQRKVAASMPYATELTRAVTAVATGSNNKHALTTEVEAPTRAAVLLITSDRGLAGGYSSNAIKQAERLTERLRAEGKDVDAYIVGRKGVAYYGFRERKVADSWTGFTDSPAYADAKRVAAPLIEAIQLDTAEGGVDELHIVYTEFVSMMTQNAVDGRMLPLSLDKVQEETGTKGEILPLFDFEPSAEDVLDALLPRYVESRIYNALLQSAASEHAARRRAMKSATDNAGDLIKSLSRLANAARQAEITQEISEIVGGASAMADATAGSDK comes from the coding sequence ATGGGAGCGCAGCTCCGGGTCTACAAGCGTCGCATCCGTGCCGTCACGGCGACCAAGAAGATCACCAAGGCGATGGAGATGATCGCCGCCTCGCGCATCGTCAAGGCGCAGCGCAAGGTGGCGGCATCGATGCCGTACGCGACCGAGCTCACCCGTGCGGTGACCGCGGTGGCGACCGGCTCGAACAACAAGCACGCCCTGACCACCGAGGTCGAGGCGCCGACCCGCGCCGCGGTCCTGCTCATCACGAGCGACCGCGGTCTGGCCGGCGGCTACTCCTCGAACGCCATCAAGCAGGCGGAGCGGCTCACCGAGCGGCTGCGTGCTGAGGGCAAGGACGTCGATGCCTACATCGTCGGCCGCAAGGGTGTCGCCTACTACGGCTTCCGCGAGCGCAAGGTCGCGGACTCGTGGACCGGCTTCACCGACAGCCCGGCTTACGCCGACGCCAAGCGCGTCGCGGCGCCCCTGATCGAGGCCATCCAGCTGGACACGGCCGAGGGCGGCGTCGACGAGCTGCACATCGTCTACACGGAATTCGTGTCGATGATGACGCAGAACGCGGTGGACGGCCGGATGCTGCCGCTCAGCCTCGACAAGGTTCAGGAAGAGACCGGCACGAAGGGCGAGATCCTTCCGCTGTTCGACTTCGAGCCGTCGGCGGAGGACGTCCTCGACGCCCTGCTGCCGCGCTACGTCGAGAGCCGTATTTACAACGCACTGCTGCAGTCGGCTGCCTCCGAGCACGCCGCCCGCCGCCGCGCGATGAAGTCGGCGACCGACAACGCCGGAGACCTCATCAAGAGCCTCTCCCGGCTTGCCAACGCGGCCCGCCAGGCCGAAATCACCCAGGAAATCAGCGAGATCGTCGGTGGCGCGAGCGCCATGGCTGACGCGACCGCGGGGAGTGACAAGTAA
- the atpD gene encoding F0F1 ATP synthase subunit beta, with the protein MTTTVETAAATGRVARVIGPVVDVEFPVDAMPEIYNALKVQVADPAEDGKLKTLTLEVAQHLGDGMVRTISMQPTDGLVRQAAVTDTGEGITVPVGDFTKGKVFNTLGEVLNYPEANAEVTERWPIHRKAPNFDELESKTEMFETGVKVIDLLTPYVKGGKIGLFGGAGVGKTVLIQEMIYRVANNHDGVSVFAGVGERTREGNDLIEEMGDSGVIDKTALVFGQMDEPPGTRLRVALAGLTMAEYFRDVQKQDVLFFIDNIFRYTQAGSEVSTLLGRMPSAVGYQPNLADEMGLLQERITSTRGHSITSMQAIYVPADDLTDPAPATTFAHLDATTVLSRPISEKGIYPAVDPLDSTSRILDPRYIAADHYAAAMRVKGILQKYKDLQDIIAILGIDELGEEDKLVVHRARRVERFLSQNTHVAKQFTGVDGSDVPLDESITAFNAICDGDYDHFPEQAFFMCGGIEDLKANAKELGVS; encoded by the coding sequence ATGACGACCACTGTTGAGACGGCCGCCGCCACGGGCCGCGTCGCCCGGGTCATCGGCCCGGTCGTCGACGTGGAGTTCCCCGTCGACGCCATGCCCGAGATCTACAACGCCCTCAAGGTCCAGGTCGCAGACCCGGCCGAGGACGGCAAGCTCAAGACCCTGACCCTTGAGGTCGCGCAGCACCTGGGTGACGGCATGGTCCGCACCATCTCGATGCAGCCGACCGACGGTCTGGTCCGCCAGGCCGCGGTGACCGACACGGGCGAGGGCATCACCGTCCCCGTCGGTGACTTCACCAAGGGCAAGGTGTTCAACACCCTGGGCGAGGTGCTCAACTACCCCGAGGCGAACGCCGAGGTCACCGAGCGCTGGCCGATCCACCGCAAGGCCCCGAACTTCGACGAGCTTGAGTCGAAGACCGAGATGTTCGAGACCGGCGTCAAGGTCATCGACCTTCTCACCCCGTACGTCAAGGGTGGAAAGATCGGTCTGTTCGGTGGTGCCGGTGTCGGCAAGACCGTTCTGATCCAGGAAATGATCTACCGCGTCGCCAACAACCACGACGGTGTGTCGGTGTTCGCGGGCGTCGGTGAGCGTACCCGTGAGGGCAACGACCTCATCGAGGAGATGGGTGACTCGGGCGTCATCGACAAGACCGCCCTCGTCTTCGGCCAGATGGACGAGCCGCCGGGCACGCGTCTTCGCGTCGCGCTCGCCGGTCTGACCATGGCGGAGTACTTCCGCGATGTTCAGAAGCAGGACGTGCTCTTCTTCATCGACAACATCTTCCGGTACACCCAGGCCGGTTCCGAGGTGTCGACCCTGCTCGGCCGCATGCCCTCCGCGGTGGGTTACCAGCCGAACCTGGCCGACGAGATGGGTCTCCTCCAGGAGCGCATCACCTCGACCCGTGGTCACTCGATCACCTCGATGCAGGCGATCTACGTCCCCGCGGACGACCTGACCGACCCGGCGCCGGCGACCACCTTCGCCCACCTCGACGCGACGACGGTTCTCTCCCGTCCGATCTCCGAGAAGGGCATCTACCCGGCCGTGGACCCGCTGGACTCGACGTCCCGCATCCTCGACCCGCGGTACATCGCGGCGGACCACTACGCGGCCGCCATGCGTGTCAAGGGGATCCTGCAGAAGTACAAGGACCTCCAGGACATCATCGCGATCCTCGGTATCGACGAGCTGGGCGAGGAGGACAAGCTCGTTGTCCACCGTGCCCGTCGCGTCGAGCGCTTCCTGTCGCAGAACACCCACGTCGCCAAGCAGTTCACCGGCGTGGACGGTTCGGACGTTCCGCTCGACGAGTCGATCACCGCGTTCAACGCGATCTGCGACGGTGACTACGACCACTTCCCCGAGCAGGCGTTCTTCATGTGCGGTGGCATCGAGGACCTCAAGGCCAACGCCAAGGAGCTGGGCGTCTCCTGA
- a CDS encoding F0F1 ATP synthase subunit epsilon — MAAELHVELVAADRNVWSGEATLVVARTTSGDIGVMPGHQPLLGVLESGPVTIRTSEGNTVVAAVHGGFISFADNKLSLLAEIAELADEIDVQRAERALERAKSEADAAAERRADVRLRAVTGH, encoded by the coding sequence TTGGCTGCTGAGCTGCACGTCGAGCTGGTCGCGGCGGACCGCAATGTCTGGTCCGGCGAGGCCACCCTGGTCGTCGCCCGCACCACGTCCGGCGACATCGGCGTCATGCCCGGTCACCAGCCGCTTCTCGGTGTGCTGGAATCGGGCCCGGTGACCATCCGTACCAGCGAAGGCAACACTGTCGTCGCAGCGGTGCACGGCGGATTCATCTCGTTCGCGGACAACAAGCTGTCCCTGCTTGCCGAGATCGCCGAGCTCGCCGACGAGATTGACGTCCAGCGGGCGGAGCGGGCACTGGAGCGCGCGAAGTCGGAGGCCGATGCGGCCGCCGAGCGTCGCGCCGATGTCCGACTGCGCGCGGTCACGGGGCACTGA
- a CDS encoding DUF2550 domain-containing protein, whose translation MLLALLVSGLVVALVVIGLFVFGLRRRLIQRSGGTFDCSLRWGVSEEPDISGKGWVYGVARYSGDRIEWFRVFSYSPRPRRLLERSSIEVVARRAPEGEEELALLSDAVVLCCLHRGTRLELAMSEDALTGFLAWLEAAPPGQRVNVA comes from the coding sequence ATGCTCCTCGCTCTGCTTGTGAGCGGCCTGGTCGTAGCCCTGGTGGTGATCGGGCTGTTTGTCTTCGGCCTTCGCCGCAGACTCATCCAGCGTTCCGGCGGGACCTTCGACTGCAGCCTGCGCTGGGGTGTCTCCGAGGAACCCGACATCTCCGGCAAGGGCTGGGTGTACGGGGTCGCCCGCTACAGCGGTGACCGCATCGAGTGGTTCCGCGTCTTCTCGTACTCCCCGCGCCCGCGCCGGCTGCTGGAGCGCTCTTCCATCGAGGTGGTCGCCCGCCGCGCCCCCGAGGGCGAGGAGGAGCTGGCCCTGCTGTCCGACGCCGTCGTCCTCTGCTGTCTCCACCGCGGGACCCGCCTGGAGCTGGCGATGAGCGAGGACGCGCTGACCGGTTTCCTGGCCTGGCTGGAGGCGGCGCCTCCGGGGCAGAGGGTGAACGTGGCCTGA
- a CDS encoding glycosyl hydrolase family 18 protein, with translation MRLFRRLAATVAALALPVAGLVALAGPAEAAASATATYTKVSDWGTGFEGKWTVKNTGTTTLTSWTVEWDYPSGTTVTSAWDATVTSSGAHWTGKNVGWNGTLAPGATISFGFNGAGPGAPSGCKVNGGSCDGGTTPTDSPPSAPGTPTASGVTDTSLTIGWAAATDDKGVKNYDVYRGGTKVATVTGTSWTDSGLTKGTTYTYGVIARDTADQSGPASGSLSVTTTGGGTTPPDPGGKVKLGYFTDWGVYQRNYHVKNLVTSGSAAKITHINYAFGNVQGGKCTIGDSYADYDKAYTADQSVDGVADTWDQPLRGNFNQLRKLKAKYPNIKVLWSFGGWTWSGGFGQAAANPAAFADSCYSLVEDPRWADVFDGIDIDWEYPNACGLSCDTSGAASLKNVLSALRTKFGGSNLVTAAISADGSNGGKLDLADYAGASPYVDFYNVMTYDFFGAWDAKGPTAPHSPLTSYAGIPIAGFNSEAAITKLKGKGIAGSKLNLGIGFYGRGWTGVTQDAPGGTATGPAPGTYEQGIEDYKVLKGSCPANGTVAGTAYAKCGSNWWSYDTPATIAGKMNWTKQQGLRGAFFWEFSGDTANGELAQAIHTGLQ, from the coding sequence ATCCGTCTGTTCAGAAGGCTCGCCGCGACCGTGGCCGCCCTCGCCCTGCCCGTCGCCGGACTCGTGGCCCTGGCGGGTCCCGCCGAGGCCGCCGCCTCCGCGACGGCCACCTACACGAAGGTCTCCGACTGGGGAACCGGCTTCGAGGGCAAGTGGACGGTGAAGAACACCGGCACCACCACCCTCACGAGCTGGACCGTGGAATGGGACTACCCCTCGGGTACGACGGTCACCTCCGCCTGGGACGCCACCGTCACCAGCTCCGGCGCCCACTGGACCGGCAAGAACGTCGGGTGGAACGGCACCCTCGCCCCCGGTGCCACCATCAGCTTCGGCTTCAACGGCGCCGGCCCCGGCGCCCCGAGCGGCTGCAAGGTCAACGGCGGCTCCTGCGACGGCGGCACGACCCCCACCGACAGCCCGCCGTCGGCGCCCGGCACCCCCACCGCGAGCGGCGTCACCGACACCTCGCTGACCATCGGCTGGGCCGCGGCAACGGACGACAAGGGCGTCAAGAACTACGACGTCTACCGCGGCGGCACCAAGGTCGCGACCGTCACCGGTACGAGCTGGACCGACTCCGGCCTGACCAAGGGCACGACGTACACGTACGGCGTCATCGCCCGCGACACCGCGGACCAGAGCGGCCCGGCCTCCGGATCCCTCTCGGTCACCACGACCGGCGGCGGCACCACTCCCCCGGACCCGGGCGGCAAGGTCAAGCTCGGCTACTTCACCGACTGGGGCGTCTACCAGCGCAACTACCACGTGAAGAACCTGGTCACCTCCGGCTCCGCCGCGAAGATCACCCACATCAACTACGCGTTCGGCAACGTCCAGGGCGGCAAGTGCACCATCGGTGACTCCTACGCCGACTACGACAAGGCGTACACCGCCGACCAGAGCGTCGACGGCGTCGCCGACACCTGGGACCAGCCGCTGCGCGGCAACTTCAACCAGCTGCGCAAGCTCAAGGCCAAGTACCCGAACATCAAGGTGTTGTGGTCCTTCGGCGGCTGGACCTGGTCCGGCGGCTTCGGCCAGGCCGCGGCCAACCCGGCCGCCTTCGCCGACTCCTGCTACAGCCTGGTCGAGGACCCGCGCTGGGCGGACGTCTTCGACGGCATCGACATCGACTGGGAGTACCCCAACGCCTGCGGCCTGTCCTGCGACACCAGCGGCGCCGCCTCCCTCAAGAACGTCCTGTCCGCGCTGCGCACCAAGTTCGGCGGCAGCAACCTGGTGACCGCCGCGATCTCCGCGGACGGCTCCAACGGCGGCAAGCTCGACCTCGCCGACTACGCGGGCGCCTCCCCGTACGTCGACTTCTACAACGTCATGACGTACGACTTCTTCGGCGCGTGGGACGCCAAGGGCCCGACCGCCCCGCACTCCCCGCTCACCTCGTACGCGGGCATCCCGATCGCCGGCTTCAACTCCGAGGCCGCGATCACCAAGCTCAAGGGCAAGGGGATCGCGGGCTCCAAGCTCAACCTCGGGATCGGCTTCTACGGCCGCGGCTGGACCGGCGTCACCCAGGACGCCCCCGGCGGCACCGCCACCGGGCCCGCCCCAGGCACGTACGAGCAGGGCATCGAGGACTACAAGGTGCTCAAGGGCAGCTGCCCGGCCAACGGCACCGTCGCCGGCACGGCCTACGCCAAGTGCGGCAGCAACTGGTGGAGCTACGACACCCCCGCCACCATCGCCGGAAAGATGAACTGGACCAAGCAGCAGGGCCTCAGGGGCGCCTTCTTCTGGGAGTTCAGCGGCGACACGGCGAACGGCGAACTCGCCCAGGCGATCCACACCGGTCTCCAGTAG
- a CDS encoding response regulator transcription factor: MSIRVVVAEDQSAVRAGLVLILRSAGDIEVVGEAADGEEAVRTARELRPDLVLMDVQMPRLDGVSATRQVVAEGLADVLVLTTFDLDEYVFGALRAGAAGFLLKDADAAELIGAVRTVARGEGLIAPSVTRRLIAEFAAPRPLKAAVAPETAAAVDSLTRREREVFGCLGEGLSNAEIAVRLEMAEATVKTHVSRLLGKLGLRSRLQAAVLAQELGL; this comes from the coding sequence ATGAGCATCCGGGTCGTGGTGGCCGAGGACCAGAGCGCGGTACGGGCCGGGCTGGTGCTGATCCTGCGCAGCGCGGGCGACATCGAGGTCGTGGGCGAAGCGGCGGACGGCGAGGAGGCGGTGCGGACGGCGCGGGAGCTGCGGCCGGATCTCGTCCTCATGGACGTGCAGATGCCGCGGCTCGACGGGGTGTCGGCGACCCGCCAGGTGGTCGCGGAGGGGCTGGCCGATGTGCTGGTGCTGACCACCTTCGACCTGGACGAGTACGTGTTCGGCGCCCTGCGTGCGGGGGCGGCGGGCTTCCTGTTGAAGGACGCGGACGCGGCCGAGCTGATCGGGGCGGTACGGACGGTCGCGCGCGGGGAGGGCCTGATCGCCCCGTCGGTGACCCGGCGGCTGATCGCCGAGTTCGCGGCTCCGCGGCCGCTGAAGGCCGCGGTGGCTCCGGAGACGGCCGCGGCGGTGGACTCGCTGACGCGGCGGGAGCGGGAGGTGTTCGGGTGTCTGGGAGAGGGGCTGTCGAACGCGGAGATCGCGGTGCGGCTGGAGATGGCGGAGGCGACGGTGAAGACGCACGTCAGCAGGCTGCTGGGGAAGCTGGGGCTGCGCAGTCGGCTCCAAGCGGCCGTGTTGGCACAGGAGTTGGGCCTCTAG
- a CDS encoding sensor histidine kinase: MTPTTTPTAHTPAHARIFRPHRDDVLLAVVSVLSGLLLWSLGIYNTSDRHFFPAWAALVPLLALGPMELLRRTAPRVTLAVGTVGVIADQFTVGNLATVLVFTDLMYAAVVYGKPAMARRLPVHTGLVTIAVTVASVAWLRTPQSLMIGVITGIVCFGPALTGATLRNHREAAEAARLRAEQTALLAEMDRSQAVVAERARMARELHDMVANHLSAIAIHSTAALSIDSPATSREALGVIRENSVQGLAEMRRLIGLLRDAGADQEAVATPSLAALDALLGQARVNGAASGLDFVLQGGLLPGEPLPAPVELAAYRIVQESLTNALKHAVPGTVRVRVTRADGLLTVRVESPYGDRPGPRAPGSGAGLVGMRERTELLGGEFSAGRAGSVWLVRAELPAEEKAVAG; the protein is encoded by the coding sequence GTGACCCCGACCACCACCCCGACCGCGCACACGCCCGCGCACGCCCGGATCTTCCGCCCCCACCGCGACGACGTCCTCCTCGCGGTGGTCAGCGTGCTCTCGGGCCTGCTGCTGTGGTCGCTCGGCATCTACAACACGAGCGACCGGCACTTCTTCCCCGCCTGGGCGGCCCTGGTCCCGCTCCTCGCGCTCGGCCCGATGGAGCTGCTGCGCCGCACCGCGCCGCGCGTCACGCTGGCCGTCGGCACCGTCGGGGTGATCGCCGACCAGTTCACCGTGGGCAATCTGGCCACCGTTCTGGTCTTCACGGACCTGATGTACGCGGCCGTCGTCTACGGCAAACCCGCCATGGCCCGGCGCCTCCCGGTCCACACCGGCCTGGTCACCATCGCCGTCACCGTCGCGTCCGTGGCCTGGCTGCGCACCCCGCAGTCGCTGATGATCGGTGTGATCACCGGCATCGTGTGCTTCGGCCCGGCCCTGACCGGTGCCACCCTGCGCAACCACCGCGAGGCCGCCGAGGCCGCCCGGCTGCGCGCCGAGCAGACCGCGCTGCTGGCCGAGATGGACCGCAGTCAGGCCGTCGTCGCCGAGCGGGCCCGGATGGCCCGCGAGCTGCACGACATGGTGGCCAACCACCTGTCCGCCATCGCCATCCACTCCACGGCCGCGCTGTCGATCGACTCCCCCGCGACGAGCCGGGAGGCCCTCGGGGTGATCCGGGAGAACAGCGTGCAGGGGCTGGCCGAAATGCGCCGCCTGATCGGGCTGCTGCGGGACGCGGGCGCGGACCAGGAGGCGGTCGCCACGCCGTCCCTCGCTGCGCTCGACGCCCTGCTGGGGCAGGCCCGGGTCAACGGGGCCGCGAGCGGGCTGGACTTCGTGCTCCAGGGCGGCCTGCTGCCCGGGGAGCCGCTGCCGGCCCCGGTGGAGCTGGCGGCGTACCGGATCGTCCAGGAGTCGCTGACGAACGCCCTCAAGCACGCCGTCCCGGGCACGGTCCGGGTCCGCGTGACGCGCGCGGACGGGCTGCTGACCGTACGCGTGGAATCCCCGTACGGGGACCGGCCGGGCCCCCGCGCCCCCGGCTCGGGAGCGGGGCTGGTCGGCATGCGGGAACGGACCGAGCTGTTGGGCGGGGAGTTCTCGGCGGGCCGGGCGGGATCGGTTTGGTTGGTGCGGGCGGAGCTGCCCGCTGAGGAGAAGGCGGTGGCCGGATGA